The Populus nigra chromosome 14, ddPopNigr1.1, whole genome shotgun sequence genome has a segment encoding these proteins:
- the LOC133672621 gene encoding protein ENHANCED DISEASE RESISTANCE 2-like, which produces MAIPGDSEHQWIERVKSEGAVPLLDPYNCSNCWASPPGECFMVRGPKYLTTKVKIPGGESLLKPLGFDWIKGSTKITEVLKNRKSRVRKVIDEAFPNGDKPFVWAFNLQVPGKENYSAVAYFVGTEPIPEGSLMDQFLKGDDGFRNSRLKLIANIVKGPWIVRKAVGEQAVCIIGRTLSCKYCFDEHFLEVDVDIGSSMVASAIVHLAFGYISMLTVDLAFVIEGQSESELPERLLGALRFSDLNPACASLYEPSPLGSTDNLQSSLPTRLWKSIGQGFSQLLHPVPGAQENGSTSDTAPVNGTSELKEGCEDSKK; this is translated from the exons ATGGCTATCCCTGGTGATAGTGAGCATCAATGGATAGAGAGGGTAAAATCAGAGGGAGCTGTTCCACTACTTGATCCATATAATTGTTCAAATTGCTGGGCGTCTCCACCTGGAGAATGTTTCATGGTAAGAGGTCCAAAGTATTTGACAACTAAGGTTAAAATCCCTGGTGGTGAATCTCTTTTAAAGCCTCTTGGATTTGACTGGATCAAAGGTTCTACAAAGATTACAGAGGTTCTAAAGAATCGTAAAAGCCGTGTAAGGAAGGTTATTGATGAAGCTTTTCCAAATGGTGATAAGCCTTTTGTTTGGGCGTTTAATCTACAAGTTCCCGGTAAGGAAAACTATAGTGCTGTTGCTTATTTCGTAGGCACAGAACCAATTCCAGAGGGATCTTTAATGGACCAGTTCTTGAAAGGTGATGACGGGTTTAGAAACTCAAGGCTTAAACTGATTGCCAACATTGTCAAAGGCCCCTGGATAGTAAGAAAGGCAGTTGGAGAGCAGGCTGTGTGCATAATTGGGCGTACCCTTTCCTGCAAGTATTGTTTCGATGAACATTTTTTGGAAGTTGATGTGGATATTGGATCTTCAATGGTTGCAAGTGCAATAGTTCATTTGGCATTTGGTTACATCTCAATGTTGACTGTTGACCTAGCTTTTGTCATTGAGGGTCAAAGCGAGTCAGAGCTTCCAGAACGACTCTTAGGTGCCTTGAGATTTTCTGACTTAAATCCTGCTTGTGCTTCCTTATATGAGCCGTCACCTCTTGGAAGCACTGATAATTTGCAGTCTTCATTGCCGACACGCTTATGGAAGTCAATTGGCCAAGGATTTTCTCAACTCCTTCATCCCGTACCAGGTGCTCAAGAAAATGGTTCTACCTCTGACACAGCCCCTGTTAATGGAACTTCTGAGCTAAAAGAGGGCTGTGAAGACTCAAAGAAATG A
- the LOC133672726 gene encoding RHOMBOID-like protein 13 translates to MGRPLFYEIVEKPATSCIIGICSAIWFYIQKRNFGYSHVGLSYENAIEGHHWRIITSAFSHISVIHLVFNMSALWSLGVVEQLGHIGLGVAYYLHHTLVLVVLSGALVLGMYHLLIQRFKIEYFRSVTAVGYSCVVFGWMTILSVKQPSSKLDLFGFLSLPISFAPFESLIFTSIIVPQASFLGHLSGIVVGYAIAWGLIHGMNNYWAISMLGWIVLVFVVSLKRSGAYDFDFLEIESVTDPLLPSVRFLGSGRTLQESSLPVEGVEIV, encoded by the coding sequence ATGGGGAGACCATTGTTTTATGAGATTGTGGAAAAGCCTGCTACAAGCTGTATAATAGGAATATGTAGTGCTATATGGTTTTATATACAGAAGAGAAATTTTGGGTACTCTCATGTGGGATTAAGTTATGAAAATGCCATCGAAGGGCACCATTGGAGGATAATAACTTCAGCTTTTTCACATATTAGTGTTATTCATCTTGTTTTCAATATGAGTGCGCTTTGGAGTCTAGGGGTTGTGGAACAGTTGGGGCACATTGGCCTTGGTGTGGCTTATTATCTTCACCATACACTTGTGTTGGTTGTTTTATCTGGGGCACTAGTACTGGGGATGTACCATTTATTGATACAAAGATTTAAGATAGAGTATTTTCGGAGTGTGACGGCTGTTGGGTATTCATGTGTTGTATTTGGGTGGATGACAATTCTTTCTGTGAAGCAACCATCCTCAAAGTTGGatctttttggatttctttcgcTTCCTATCAGTTTTGCTCCTTTCGAGTCATTGATTTTTACATCAATTATTGTTCCACAAGCGAGTTTTCTTGGCCATTTATCAGGAATTGTTGTTGGATATGCTATTGCATGGGGTTTGATACATGGGATGAACAATTACTGGGCAATATCAATGCTTGGATGGATTGTGCTTGTTTTTGTGGTCAGTTTGAAGCGGTCGGGTGcctatgattttgattttcttgagaTTGAATCTGTTACGGATCCTTTACTGCCATCTGTGCGGTTTCTTGGAAGTGGTAGAACCTTGCAGGAGAGTTCACTGCCAGTTGAAGGTGTTGAAATTGTTTAA
- the LOC133673155 gene encoding B-box zinc finger protein 24-like has translation MKIQCDVCEKAPATVICCADEAALCEKCDIEVHAANKLASKHQRLLLQCLSNKLPPCDICQEKAAFIFCVEDRALFCRDCDEPIHSAGSLSANHQRFLATGIRVALSSSCSKDTQKSSLEPPNQSEQQTSKLPWQHASSFGSSWAVDDFLQFSDIEESTDKKEQLGLGEFDWLADMGLFSEQLPQEALAAAEVPQLPISPPTNVNSYRPPKFSMPHKKPRIEIDDDEYFTVPDLG, from the exons atgaaaattcaGTGTGATGTGTGTGAGAAAGCACCAGCCACAGTGATTTGTTGTGCTGATGAGGCTGCCCTTTGTGAAAAATGTGACATAGAAGTTCATGCAGCAAACAAGCTTGCTAGCAAACACCAAAGACTTCTTCTCCAGTGCCTCTCCAACAAGCTGCCTCCATGCGATATATGCCAA gAAAAGGCTGCTTTCATTTTCTGTGTTGAAGACAGAGCCCTCTTTTGCCGGGATTGCGATGAACCAATCCATTCAGCTGGTAGCCTTTCTGCGAATCACCAGCGGTTTCTGGCCACTGGAATCCGAGTGGCTTTAAGCTCTAGTTGCTCCAAGGACACTCAGAAGAGTTCTTTAGAGCCACCAAATCAGAGTGAACAACAAACTTCCAAGTTGCCTTGGCAGCATGCATCGAGTTTTGGCTCTTCTTGGGCTGTTGATGATTTTCTACAGTTCTCTGACATTGAAGAATCCACTGACAAG AAAGAGCAACTTGGGCTAGGAGAGTTTGACTGGCTAGCTGACATGGGTCTTTTCAGTGAGCAACTTCCTCAGGAGGCTTTAGCAGCAGCTGAAGTTCCTCAACTACCAATCTCACCACCAACCAATGTGAACTCATACAGACCCCCCAAATTCAGCATGCCCCATAAGAAGCCTAGGATTGAAATCGATGACGATGAGTACTTCACCGTACCTGATCTTGGCTGA
- the LOC133673572 gene encoding uncharacterized protein LOC133673572, which translates to MYNNVGPQPGVPRPPTNPQPTPFGNAFYGAGSGLIKGGLGAYGEKILGSSSEYVQSNISRYFSDPQYYFQVNDHYVRNKLKVVLFPFLHRGHWTRITEPVGGRLSYKPPIYDINAPDLYIPFMAFGTYVVLAGLSLGLNGKFSPEALNWLFVKGLLGWFMQVALLKIILLSLGSGEAPLLDMVAYAGYTFTGICFAVLGKILPGYSYYILMPCTCLCMGIFLVKTMKRVLFAEVRSVDSSRHHYFLLLIGLVQFPLFAWLGNVSVNWFL; encoded by the exons ATGTATAACAATGTGGGACCTCAGCCTGGGGTGCCAAGACCTCCGACCAACCCTCAGCCCACTCCATTTGGGAATGCCTTCTATGGAGCTGGCTCGGGACTTATTAAAGGTGGACTGGGTGCATATGGAGAGAAAATTCTGGGATCGAGTTCTGAGTATGTGCAGAGCAAT ATAAGTAGATACTTCTCTGATCCACAATACTATTTCCAAGTGAATGACCACTATGTGAGGAACAAATTGAAGGTTGTTCTGTTTCCTTTCCTGCACAGG GGACATTGGACAAGGATAACTGAGCCAGTAGGGGGCAGGCTTTCCTATAAACCCCCAATCTATGATATAAATGCACCAGACCTGTACATTCCGTTCATGGCATTTGGTACCTATGTTGTTCTTGCTGGCTTGTCATTGGGACTTAATGGAAA gtTTAGCCCAGAAGCTCTCAATTGGCTGTTTGTCAAGGGATTGCTTGGTTGGTTTATGCAGGTTGCATTACTCAAAATAATACTCCTTTCATTGGGTAGTGGGGAGGCACCCTTGTTAGACATGGTTGCATATGCTGGGTATACTTTCACAGGCATATGTTTTGCTGTACTTGGAAAGATCTTACCTGGATACTCTTACTACATTTTGATGCCATGTACCTGCCTATGTATGGGAATTTTCTTGGTGAAGACAATGAAGAGAGTACTCTTTGCAGAGGTGAGGAGTGTTGATTCGAGCCGGCACCATTATTTCTTGCTCCTCATTGGTTTGGTTCAGTTCCCACTTTTTGCATGGCTTGGCAATGTTAGTGTTAATTGGTTTCTCTAA
- the LOC133673488 gene encoding asparagine--tRNA ligase, chloroplastic/mitochondrial-like, with amino-acid sequence MATAALGPATSLRLNPGSTLRLLSFYPKSNPSNLPEILKTITKPHAIPPKFHHFFQLSGMPRRRFFCSVISGALQSNESAKVGFLEKEKSEVGNRVGEFRKKMKIADIKGGPDEGLDRVGKTIVVMGWVRTLRVQSSVTFIEVNDGSCLSNMQCVMGLEAEGYDQVESGLITTGASILVQGTVVESQGSKQKVELKVNKIILVGKSDPSYPIQKKRVSREFLRTKAHLRPRTNTFGAVARVRNALAYATHKFFQENGFVWVSSPIITASDCEGAGEQFCVTTLIPGSQEVANSPVDRIPKTKDGLIDWSQDFFGKPAFLTVSGQLNAETYATALSDVYTFGPTFRAENSNTSRHLAEFWMIEPELAFADLTDDMACATAYLQYVVKHILENCKEDMEFFNTWIEKGIIDRLTDVAEKDFVQLTYTDAVELLLKAKKKFEFPVEWGCDLQSEHERYITEEAFGGCPVIIRDYPKDIKAFYMRQNDDGKTVAAMDMLVPRVGELIGGSQREERLEYLEDRLDELKLNKESFWWYLDLRRYGSVPHAGFGLGFERLVQFATGLENIRDAIPFPRVPGSAEF; translated from the exons ATGGCTACTGCTGCTTTAGGACCAGCTACTTCGCTCCGGTTAAACCCTGGGTCTACTCTTCGGTTGCTGTCTTTCTACCCCAAATCAAACCCTAGTAACCTCCCTGAAATcctcaaaacaataacaaaacctCATGCCATACCTCCAAAGTTCCaccatttttttcaactttcaggTATGCCTCGCCGGAGGTTCTTCTGCAGTGTGATTTCTGGAGCTCTACAGTCTAATGAGAGTGCAAAAGTGGGATTTTTGGAGAAGGAGAAGAGTGAAGTGGGAAATAGAGTTGgagaatttagaaaaaagatgaagattgctGATATAAAGGGTGGTCCAGATGAAGGGCTGGATCGTGTAGGGAAGACCATTGTCGTGATGGGTTGGGTTCGTACTCTTCGTGTTCAGAGCAGTGTTACGTTTATTGAG GTTAATGATGGTTCATGCCTATCAAACATGCAATGTGTAATGGGATTGGAGGCTGAAGGTTATGATCAG GTAGAATCTGGGTTGATAACAACTGGCGCATCAATATTGGTGCAAGGAACTGTGGTGGAGAGCCAAGGATCAAAACAAAAGGTGGAACTGAAGgtcaacaaaattattttg GTTGGCAAGAGTGATCCTTCCTATCccattcaaaagaaaagggtcAGCAGAGAATTTTTGAGAACTAAAGCTCACCTTCGTCCTAGAACAAATACATTTGGTGCG GTTGCAAGGGTGAGGAATGCTTTAGCATATGCCACTCACAAGTTTTTCCAAGAAAATGGGTTTGTTTGGGTCTCAAGTCCTATTATTACAGCCTCAGATTGTGAAGGGGCCGGTGAGCAGTTCTGTGTGACTACTTTG ATTCCAGGCTCTCAAGAAGTTGCTAATTCTCCGGTGGATAGGATTCCAAAAACAAAGGATGGCTTAATTGATTGGTCACAA GATTTTTTTGGCAAACCAGCTTTTCTGACAGTCTCTGGCCAGCTCAATGCTGAAACATATGCCACTGCTCTTTCAGAt GTGTATACATTTGGTCCCACATTTCGAGCTGAAAATTCTAATACTTCAAGGCATTTGGCTGAATTTTGG ATGATTGAACCAGAACTTGCATTTGCTGATCTGACCGACGACATGGCCTGTGCCACTGCCTATCTCCAGTATGTA GTGAAACATATACTTGAAAACTGCAAGGAAGACATGGAATTTTTCAATACTTGGATTGAGAAGGGAATCATTGATCGATTGACT GATGTGGCTGAGAAAGACTTTGTTCAGTTGACTTATACTGATGCAGTTGAACTTCTTCTGAAAGCAAAAAAGAAGTTTGAATTCCCG GTGGAATGGGGATGTGATTTGCAAAGCGAGCATGAGCGTTATATAACTGAAGAGGCATTTGGTGGGTGCCCCGTCATAATCAGAGATTATCCAAAG GACATCAAAGCATTTTATATGCGGCAAAATGATGATGGGAAAACTGTTGCTGCTATGGACATGCTGGTTCCTCGG GTTGGTGAACTTATTGGTGGAAGCCAAAGAGAGGAACGGCTTGAATATCTAGAAGACCGTTTAGATGAGTTAAAGTTGAACAAGGAGAGCTTCTGGTGGTATCTTGATTTGCGACGTTATGGTTCAG TTCCTCACGCGGGTTTCGGACTTGGTTTTGAGAGGCTCGTGCAATTTGCTACTGgattagaaaatataagagatgcaATTCCTTTCCCCCGGGTACCTGGTTCTGCGGAATTTTAA
- the LOC133673489 gene encoding probable fructokinase-4, with protein MASNGVNDKSLIVSFGEMLIDFVPTTSGVSLAEAPGFLKAPGGAPANVAIAVSRLGGKSAFVGKLGDDEFGHMLAGILKENNVIASGINFDTGARTALAFVTLRADGEREFMFYRNPSADMLLRPEELNLELIRSAKVFHYGSISLIVEPCRSAHLEAMKVAKEAGALLSYDPNLRLPLWPSAEEAREQILKIWDEADLIKVSDVELEFLTGSNKIDDETALTLWRPSFKLLLVTLGENGCKYYTKDFHGTVEAFHVETIDTTGAGDSFIGALLCKIVDDQSVLEDEQKLREILRFANACGAITTTKKGAIPALPTPSEVHKLLNASK; from the exons ATGGCTTCCAATGGCGTGAACGACAAGTCACTGATCGTGAGCTTCGGCGAGATGCTAATAGATTTCGTCCCGACCACCTCCGGCGTCTCCCTCGCTGAAGCCCCGGGGTTTCTGAAAGCACCGGGTGGTGCTCCGGCGAACGTTGCGATCGCGGTATCGAGGCTAGGAGGAAAGTCGGCGTTTGTCGGAAAGCTTGGTGACGATGAGTTCGGTCACATGCTCGCCGGgattttgaaagaaaacaacGTGATCGCTTCCGGTATTAATTTTGACACAGGTGCAAGGACTGCTCTCGCGTTTGTTACCCTACGCGCTGATGGAGAGCGTGAGTTTATGTTTTATAGGAATCCAAGTGCTGATATGTTGCTAAGACCCGAAGAGTTAAATCTTGAGTTAATAAGATCT GCTAAGGTGTTCCACTATGGATCAATAAGCTTGATTGTTGAGCCATGCAGATCAGCACATCTAGAGGCAATGAAGGTGGCGAAGGAAGCAGGTGCATTGCTTTCCTATGACCCAAATCTGAGGCTGCCATTGTGGCCATCAGCGGAGGAGGCGCGTGAGCAGATATTGAAGATCTGGGACGAGGCAGATCTGATCAAAGTCAGTGATGTCGAGCTTGAGTTCCTCACTGGAAGTAATAAAATTGATGACGAAACTGCTTTGACACTTTGGCGTCCTAGCTTTAAGTTGCTCTTGGTCACCCTTGGTGAAAACGGTTGCAAATATTACACCAAG GATTTCCATGGAACTGTTGAGGCTTTCCATGTCGAGACTATTGATACCACAGGTGCTGGTGACTCATTCATCGGAGCACTCCTTTGCAAGATTGTTGATGACCAATCTGTGCTGGAG GATGAACAGAAGTTGAGAGAGATACTAAGATTTGCAAATGCATGTGGAGCCATCACAACCACCAAAAAGGGCGCAATCCCTGCCCTCCCTACCCCGTCCGAGGTCCACAAATTGCTGAACGCATCAAagtag